The Terriglobia bacterium genome includes a region encoding these proteins:
- a CDS encoding phytoene/squalene synthase family protein: protein MTVLAQTGQAPSAPRAAPVQLRTAYGVCRHITRKAARNFYYAFLVLPRRKRDALSAVYAFMRHADDISDDPQLTPEDKRLRLNAWLDSLHGVVAGEPTDDPVLMAVGDSQRRFKIPIELLETLVYGTAMDVPWPNSRQPVADSPGVLYTTFDDLYNYCYHVASVVGLVCIRVFGYRDPAAEALAERCGIAFQLTNIIRDVKEDAAMGRIYLPQEDLDRCGIGASMFRAPKPAAFRALLEMEADRARQYYDSGRQLIAYMDEDSQAALWTLVEIYSRLLEKIAARDYDVFTERVRLTTGEKLRILCKGLWRRITE from the coding sequence ATGACCGTCCTCGCCCAAACCGGCCAGGCCCCAAGCGCGCCCCGCGCTGCGCCCGTGCAACTGCGCACTGCGTACGGCGTGTGCCGGCACATTACGCGCAAGGCGGCGCGCAATTTCTACTATGCATTTCTCGTGCTGCCGCGGCGCAAGCGCGATGCCCTCAGCGCCGTGTACGCGTTCATGCGCCACGCCGACGACATCAGCGATGACCCGCAGCTCACGCCGGAAGACAAGCGCCTCCGGCTCAATGCCTGGCTCGACTCTTTGCATGGCGTAGTGGCCGGCGAACCCACCGACGACCCCGTCCTCATGGCGGTTGGCGACAGCCAGCGCCGCTTCAAGATACCCATTGAACTGCTGGAAACGCTGGTCTACGGCACCGCCATGGACGTCCCCTGGCCCAATAGCCGGCAGCCGGTGGCCGACAGTCCAGGCGTGCTCTACACGACCTTCGACGATCTCTACAACTACTGCTACCACGTTGCTTCGGTTGTGGGCCTGGTCTGCATCCGCGTCTTCGGCTATCGCGATCCCGCGGCGGAAGCTCTTGCCGAGCGCTGCGGCATCGCCTTTCAGCTCACCAACATCATTCGCGACGTCAAGGAAGACGCCGCCATGGGCCGCATCTATCTGCCGCAGGAGGACCTCGACCGTTGCGGCATCGGCGCCAGTATGTTTCGTGCACCGAAGCCGGCGGCATTTCGTGCGCTGCTGGAGATGGAAGCCGATCGCGCCCGCCAGTATTACGACTCGGGGCGGCAGTTGATCGCGTACATGGACGAGGACAGCCAAGCGGCCCTTTGGACCCTGGTCGAAATCTACAGCCGGTTACTGGAAAAAATTGCTGCCAGGGACTACGACGTCTTTACCGAACGCGTGCGGCTCACCACCGGCGAAAAGCTCCGCATCCTCTGCAAGGGCCTGTGGCGGCGGATCACGGAATGA
- the hpnC gene encoding squalene synthase HpnC: MLTATPNSVPFAGLPPEYAIPEQAPSLPEARAYCERLARSHYENFSVATWFLPERVRPHFYSVYAYCRISDDLGDEVGDPQQSLRLLQDWEGELNATYLSLVQAPPPDVRRNVEKLEPGPSSRNPARPTHPVFIALRETIRECNIPREPFADLLKAFRQDQTVGRYPAFDDVLAYCRYSANPVGRLVLYVCGYCDDERQQLSDFTCTALQLANFWQDVWSDYGKGRIYLPLEDMGHFGVSEQDIASRRCTPQFRELMKFEVARAREWFHRGLPLARKVDKDLAPDIELFTRGGQEILLAIERQNFDVLTRRPAISKARKLALVAKAALGKIL, from the coding sequence ATGTTGACGGCAACCCCCAATTCCGTCCCCTTTGCCGGACTCCCGCCGGAATACGCCATTCCGGAGCAGGCGCCGTCGTTGCCGGAGGCGCGTGCCTACTGTGAGCGCCTGGCGCGCAGCCATTACGAGAATTTTTCCGTCGCCACCTGGTTTCTTCCGGAACGCGTTCGCCCTCATTTCTACAGCGTTTACGCCTACTGCCGAATTTCGGATGATCTGGGCGACGAAGTCGGCGATCCGCAGCAGTCCTTGCGCCTGCTGCAGGATTGGGAAGGGGAGCTGAATGCAACCTACTTGAGCCTGGTGCAGGCGCCGCCCCCCGATGTGCGGAGAAATGTAGAAAAGCTTGAGCCGGGACCCTCATCGCGCAACCCGGCGCGTCCCACCCACCCCGTTTTTATCGCACTGCGGGAGACCATCCGCGAGTGCAACATCCCGCGTGAGCCCTTTGCGGACCTGCTGAAGGCCTTTCGCCAGGATCAGACCGTCGGCCGCTATCCGGCCTTTGACGATGTGCTGGCATATTGCCGCTACTCGGCCAATCCCGTCGGCCGGCTTGTGCTCTACGTCTGCGGCTATTGCGACGACGAACGCCAGCAGCTTTCCGACTTCACTTGTACCGCGCTGCAATTGGCGAATTTCTGGCAGGACGTCTGGAGCGACTACGGCAAGGGCCGCATTTATCTTCCGCTGGAAGACATGGGGCACTTCGGCGTCAGCGAGCAGGACATCGCCAGCCGCCGCTGTACCCCACAATTCCGCGAGCTGATGAAATTCGAGGTCGCGCGCGCGCGCGAGTGGTTCCACCGCGGCTTGCCGCTGGCGCGCAAAGTGGACAAAGACTTGGCGCCCGATATCGAACTGTTTACCCGCGGCGGCCAGGAAATTTTGCTTGCCATCGAGCGCCAGAACTTCGATGTTTTAACCAGACGCCCGGCTATTTCCAAGGCAAGGAAACTCGCCCTGGTCGCGAAAGCCGCACTGGGAAAAATCCTTTGA